A window of the Lactuca sativa cultivar Salinas chromosome 7, Lsat_Salinas_v11, whole genome shotgun sequence genome harbors these coding sequences:
- the LOC128127098 gene encoding uncharacterized protein LOC128127098 — MDVRMLINVIKCSGGRAVKVFVVVDEVEEVNGGGEIGNQLVGNLCSYKGSNNPIGTFNTPSVPQFHSVAENVNVIYSPVHYVDPENYKHVGDDDVGTYLDDVGGRCDDVAEQEVKVISRRVVDKTKKKKNSSQKNEKNHVCGHYVDVGDVCLDITELQSNSDRDELGDEVKAKFPDNLFHGMPPVPAWPVDINEDIPTQMVDMNLQKIQCESIFKNKELLKRCIGKKCLREGFQTRTSRSTKSRHGVRSNMHCCR; from the exons atggatgttagaatgttgataaatgtaatcaaatgtagtggaggaagggctgtgaaagtgtttgtggtggttgatgaagttgaggaggttaatgggggtggtgaaattggaaaccagcttgttggtaatttatgcagttataaagggagcaacaatccgataggtactttcaatactcctagtgtacctcagtttcacagtgttgctgaaaatgttaatgttattTATTCACCTGTTCACTATGTGGATCCTGAGAATTACAagcatgttggtgatgatgatgttggtacttATCTTGATGATGTgggtggtcgttgtgatgatgttgccgaacaagaagttaaagttataagtaggcgtgtggtagataaaactaaaaagaaaaaaaattcaagtcaaaaaaatgaaaaaaatcatgtttgcgggcattatgttgatgttggtgatgtatgtttagatataaccgagctacaaagcaattccgatagagatgagttgggtgatgaagttaaagctaagtttcccgataacctttttcacggtatgccccctgtaccagcatggccagttgatattaatgaagatatcccaacacagatggtagacatgaatcttcaaaagattcaatgtgagagtatatttaagaacaaagaacttttaaagcggtgtattggtaaaaaatgtcttcgagaaggtttccagacgaggacaagtagatccaccaaatcaag gcatggcgtgcgaagcaatatgcattgttgtcgttaa
- the LOC111884650 gene encoding pentatricopeptide repeat-containing protein At5g04780, mitochondrial-like: MYLRRLFSLHNPLQPQIQLYKSIFSARRIQALAIITDNPQTTTTLNVTHDAEWTPTPISYSKLLSQCCQTKSLNPGLQIHTHLIKIGLENDPKHRNHLINLYSKCRVFRSARKLLDESPEPDLVAWSALISGYTQNGLSQDALLAFTEMHSLGIRCNEFTFPSVLKACSMKKDIIGGKQIHGIVVVTGFENDVFVANALVGLYAKCGDFLDSRKLFDQIPDRNIVSWNALFSCYSNGHFFKEAIDLFQDMIITGLIPDEYSLSTIINACTGLQDITQGRKIHGYLIKHGYTSDPFSCNALADMYSKVGDFEDAKTVFDHIPNPDIVSWNAIIAGCVLHEYFNLGLELFLKMKRSGITPNMFTFSSVLKACSGLGLQDLGKQFHSILIKSEIELDPYLCSGLIDIYSKCGEMDDAQRVYDMMPQKELIALNTLLSGHSQNGNDIEALSIFSKDRDRIGFNEATLLPILNSSASLQDVYVSEQIHGLSLKTGFQSDPFVINSLIDSYSKCGYVERAKMVFDESDIADLATFTSMISAYAQSGQGEEAIKLYLKMQDLELKPDSYICSSLLNASAILSAYEQGKQIHVHTLKSGLLSDVHTSNSLVNMYARCGSIDDASRAFFEVPEKGIVSWSAMIGGLAQHGYGKEALSLFDKMLKDGIAPNNVTLASVLSACNHAGLVTQAKTYFETMEGVFGIKPTQEHYACMIDILGRSGKLDEAMDLLSRMPFEANASVWGAVLGAARTHKNVDLGQRAARELLVLEPEKSGTRSLLANIYASVGLWEEVADTRRLMKDSKVKKEPGMSWIEVKDRVYTFIVGDRSHFMSEEIFKKLWELMDLIREEGYVPVLENDLHNVTRSEKEVLLLYHSEKLAVAFGLIATPPRAPIRVKKNLRVCIDCHTFLKFVSKVVTREIIVRDINRFHHFRDGNCSCGDYW; encoded by the coding sequence ATGTATCTTCGGCGATTATTTTCCCTCCACAATCCTCTTCAACCACAAATTCAACTCTACAAATCGATCTTCTCCGCTAGACGCATCCAAGCTCTGGCCATAATCACCGATAATCCACAAACTACAACTACCTTAAATGTCACCCACGATGCTGAATGGACACCCACCCCGATTTCCTACTCTAAACTCTTATCTCAATGCTGTCAAACCAAGTCGCTCAATCCAGGTCTACAAATCCATACCCACCTGATCAAAATCGGATTGGAGAATGATCCAAAACACAGGAATCATTTAATCAATTTGTATTCAAAGTGTCGGGTTTTCAGGAGTGCACGCAAGTTGCTCGACGAAAGTCCTGAACCAGATTTAGTTGCTTGGTCTGCTTTGATATCAGGGTATACCCAAAATGGTCTCAGTCAAGATGCTCTTTTGGCTTTTACAGAGATGCACTCGTTGGGTATTAGGTGTAACGAGTTTACATTCCCTAGTGTCCTCAAAGCTTGCTCAATGAAGAAGGATATCATTGGAGGGAAACAGATACATGGAATTGTGGTGGTGACTGGTTTTGAAAATGATGTTTTTGTTGCCAACGCATTGGTTGGTTTATACGCAAAATGTGGTGATTTTTTGGACTCAAGGAAGCTTTTTGATCAGATTCCAGACAGGAACATAGTTTCTTGGAATGCATTGTTTTCTTGTTACTCAAATGGTCATTTCTTTAAAGAAGCAATTGATTTATTTCAAGATATGATTATTACTGGATTAATCCCAGATGAGTATAGTTTATCAACTATAATCAATGCGTGCACAGGTTTACAAGATATAACCCAAGGGAGGAAAATTCATGGGTATTTAATCAAACATGGGTACACTTCTGATCCCTTTTCTTGTAATGCACTTGCTGATATGTACTCAAAAGTTGGTGACTTTGAAGATGCTAAAACAGTCTTTGACCACATTCCTAACCCTGATATAGTCTCATGGAATGCAATCATTGCTGGATGTGTTCTTCATGAATACTTCAATCTGGGTTTGGAGTTATTTTTGAAGATGAAAAGGTCAGGAATCACACCAAATATGTTTACCTTTTCTAGTGTTCTTAAAGCTTGTTCTGGATTAGGTCTCCAAGATTTAGGCAAACAATTCCATTCCATTCTTATAAAGTCAGAAATAGAATTGGATCCATATCTTTGTTCTGGGCTTATCGATATATATTCAAAATGTGGTGAAATGGATGATGCCCAAAGGGTATATGATATGATGCCACAAAAAGAGTTGATTGCATTAAACACTTTGTTATCTGGACACTCACAAAATGGAAATGACATTGAAGCTCTATCTATTTTTTCTAAAGATAGGGATAGAATCGGATTTAATGAAGCTACTTTACTTCCAATCCTCAATTCTTCTGCTAGTTTGCAAGATGTATATGTTAGTGAACAGATCCATGGGCTTTCTTTAAAAACCGGATTCCAATCCGACCCTTTTGTCATAAACAGTCTTATCGATTCTTATTCAAAATGTGGTTATGTGGAGAGGGCAAAGATGGTATTTGATGAATCGGATATCGCTGACTTGGCGACTTTTACGTCTATGATATCTGCTTATGCTCAATCGGGACAAGGTGAAGAAGCTATAAAACTTTACTTAAAAATGCAAGATTTGGAACTTAAGCCCGATTCTTACATTTGTAGCTCTCTTTTAAATGCTTCGGCTATTTTATCTGCTTATGAACAAGGTAAACAAATCCATGTTCATACCTTAAAATCCGGTCTTTTATCCGATGTTCATACCTCGAATTCTCTTGTAAACATGTATGCTAGATGTGGAAGTATAGATGATGCTAGTCGTGCTTTTTTTGAAGTTCCCGAAAAGGGTATCGTCTCATGGTCCGCTATGATTGGTGGACTTGCCCAACATGGATACGGGAAAGAAGCACTTTCGCTTTTTGACAAAATGTTAAAAGACGGAATTGCCCCCAACAACGTGACTCTAGCTAGCGTCCTATCGGCTTGTAACCACGCAGGGTTGGTAACCCAAGCGAAAACATACTTCGAAACAATGGAGGGCGTTTTCGGAATTAAGCCAACGCAAGAACATTACGCTTGCATGATTGATATTCTTGGGCGTTCGGGAAAGTTAGATGAGGCGATGGATTTGTTAAGTCGGATGCCATTTGAGGCTAATGCTTCGGTTTGGGGGGCGGTTCTTGGTGCTGCAAGAACTCATAAAAATGTTGACCTTGGTCAACGGGCTGCCCGAGAGCTTCTTGTTCTTGAACCGGAAAAATCGGGCACCCGTTCTCTTCTTGCGAATATATACGCATCGGTTGGTTTATGGGAAGAGGTTGCGGATACAAGGAGGTTGATGAAAGATAGTAAGGTCAAGAAAGAGCCCGGGATGAGTTGGATTGAAGTTAAAGATAGGGTATACACATTCATAGTAGGGGATAGAAGTCATTTTATGAGTGAAGAAATATTTAAAAAACTTTGGGAGTTGATGGATTTGATTCGTGAAGAAGGGTATGTTCCGGTTTTGGAAAACGATCTTCATAATGTTACAAGAAGTGAAAAGGAGGTGCTTTTGTTGTACCATAGTGAGAAACTTGCGGTTGCTTTTGGGCTCATTGCTACTCCTCCGAGAGCTCCGATTAGGGTTAAAAAGaatcttagggtttgcatagATTGTCATacttttttgaaatttgttagtAAAGTTGTCACGAGAGAGATTATTGTTAGAGACATCAACCGATTTCACCATTTCCGAGACGGAAATTGTAGTTGCGGAGATTATTGGTGA
- the LOC111884649 gene encoding MACPF domain-containing protein NSL1 has product MSIYKANFFDPQSAAETAVSVIGYGYDLTSDIRLTGCKPGPSGSPLIELDGTLTKDLVIPGGVVVPNVSPSIKCDKGERTRFHSDVLSFNHMSEQFNHELSLSGKIPSGFFNSMFGYKGCWQKDAPITKNLAFDGWFITLYNIELAKSQISLSEKVKQEVPSSWDPTALAEFIDKYGTHIVVGVKMGGKDVIYLKQLQSSNLEPTEVQNLLKKLADDELSEDVYEGSVSGSKQKDARSVAWDLPPILANSLRQSVVSQSKNDDLLSIHVRRGGIDQGQSHKSWLSTVSQSPNVISMSFIPIVALLSGVRGSGFLSHAINLYLRYKPPIEELDQFLEFQLPRQWAPAYGDLPLASRRKKNPSPSLQFTFLGPRLYVNTVKVDSENRPVTGVRLYLEGQKSDRLAIHLQHLSSAPKTLELSDDYTYKPTDEPIGKGYLEPVKWSIFSHVCTVPVEYSGTRIDDSASIVTKAWFEVKGLGMKKVLFLRLGYSMVGSARIRRSEWDGPSMHSRKSGLMSTLMSTPFSIGLNAPDQKPVKVDLNSAIYPGGPPLRAPKMSYFVDTREMVRGPEDPPGYWVVTGAKLCVEGGRIRVKVKYSLLTIMSEDSLFM; this is encoded by the exons ATGTCAATTTACAAAGCGAATTTCTTTGATCCTCAATCAGCGGCGGAGACGGCGGTGTCGGTAATTGGGTACGGCTACGACCTCACTTCCGATATCCGGTTAACCGGTTGTAAACCCGGTCCATCCGGGTCACCTCTAATCGAACTCGACGGAACCCTAACTAAAGATCTAGTAATTCCCGGCGGCGTCGTTGTCCCCAATGTTTCCCCGTCGATTAAGTGCGATAAAGGTGAACGTACCAGGTTCCATTCCGATGTTCTTTCCTTCAATCAC ATGTCGGAGCAATTCAATCACGAATTATCATTATCGGGAAAGATACCTTCAGGGTTCTTCAATTCAATGTTCGGTTACAAAGGATGTTGGCAAAAAGACGCTCCAATTACAAAGAATCTAGCATTTGACGGCTGGTTTATTACATTGTACAACATCGAATTAGCAAAATCCCAGATTTCGTTGTCTGAGAAAGTGAAGCAAGAAGTGCCTTCTTCATGGGATCCCACTGCTCTTGCTGA GTTTATAGATAAATATGGTACTCATATTGTTGTCGGGGTAAAGATGGGGGGTAAAGATGTAATTTACCTAAAGCAGCTACAAAGTTCCAATTTAGAGCCCACTGAAGTACAGAATTTGTTAAAGAAATTAGCGGATGATGAATTGTCCGAAGATGTATATGAAGGTTCGGTTTCGGGGTCAAAGCAAAAG GATGCACGATCTGTAGCTTGGGATCTCCCTCCAATACTCGCGAATTCTCTAAGACAATCCGTTGTTTCCCAATCCAAGAACGAT GATCTACTAAGCATTCATGTACGTCGCGGAGGTATTGACCAAGGTCAAAGCCACAAAAGTTGGCTTTCAACCGTATCACAATCACCTAATGTCATTTCTATGTCATTTATTCCAATTGTCGCGCTTTTAAGTGGGGTCCGTGGTAGTGGGTTTTTAAGCCACGCGATCAATCTCTACCTTCGAT ATAAACCACCAATTGAGGAGCTTGATCAATTTCTCGAGTTCCAGTTACCACGACAGTGGGCCCCAGCATATGGCGATCTTCCACTCGCCTCTCGACGCAAGAAAAACCCATCACCATCACTTCAGTTCACTTTCTTGGGTCCTCGGCTTTATGTCAACACTGTAAAG GTGGATTCAGAAAATAGGCCCGTGACAGGTGTGCGATTATACCTAGAAGGACAAAAAAGCGACCGGTTAGCCATCCATCTACAACATTTATCATCCGCCCCAAAAACACTCGAACTGTCAGACGATTACACCTACAAACCAACCGACGAGCCAATCGGAAAAGGCTACTTAGAGCCCGTAAAATGGAGCATTTTCTCCCACGTATGCACGGTCCCCGTTGAATACAGTGGGACCCGCATCGATGACTCAGCATCCATAGTCACAAAAGCATGGTTTGAAGTCAAAGGCTTAGGTATGAAAAAAGTCCTCTTTTTAAGGCTCGGATACTCTATGGTAGGGTCCGCAAGGATCCGAAGGTCAGAATGGGATGGGCCATCGATGCATTCTAGGAAATCGGGGTTGATGTCGACATTGATGAGTACACCGTTTAGTATAGGGCTCAATGCGCCTGATCAGAAGCCCGTAAAGGTGGATTTGAATTCGGCTATTTATCCGGGTGGCCCGCCTTTGAGAGCACCGAAAATGTCGTATTTTGTTGATACTAGGGAAATGGTGAGGGGCCCGGAAGATCCGCCAGGGTATTGGGTGGTCACCGGAGCTAAACTGTGTGTCGAGGGTGGAAGGATTAGAGTCAAAGTTAAGTATTCTTTGTTGACGATAATGTCCGAGGATTCGTTGTTTATGTGA
- the LOC111884642 gene encoding putative F-box/LRR-repeat protein 23, which yields MSIVGFADNELLEYVANRSSKLRRLEISCCYEDPYESWIEALKKCPLLEELSICLTDIPKEAIETSGRCCPMLKTLKLNDNPLRNREFPRVANERAIAIGENLCELRHLELIGDNMSNIGLEVILDGCRHLESLELRACFYLDLEEGDPDPIGKIKCLDNNIECVKLPKDSLSGCIYREFLYNYDDRIKTFFGFLDDDDKLPNMEELRKTLASLSMLE from the exons ATGAGCATTGTTGGATTTGCTGATAATGAGCTTCTTGAGTATGTTGCTAATAG ATCAAGCAAACTAAGACGTCTTGAAATCTCATGTTGCTATGAGGATCCGTATGAAAGTTGGATTGAAGCTTTGAAGAAATGTCCATTATTAGAGGAACTCAGTATCTGCCTAACAGATATCCCAAAAGAAGCTATTGAAACTTCAGGGCGTTGTTGTCCCATgttaaaaacactaaaacttaacGACAACCCATTGAGAAACCGTGAGTTCCCTAGGGTTGCTAATGAGAGAGCAATAGCAATTGGAGAGAACTTATGTGAGTTAAGGCACCTTGAACTCATTGGAGACAACATGTCGAATATTGGGTTAGAGGTGATTCTTGATGGATGTCGCCACCTTGAATCACTTGAATTGCGTGCATGTTTTTACCTTGATCTTGAGGAGGGAGATCCAGATCCAATTGGGAAAATAAAATGTTTGGACAATAATATTGAATGTGTAAAACTGCCCAAAGATTCTCTTAGTGGATGCATATATAGGGAGTTTTTATATAACTATGATGACCGTATTAAGACTTTCTTCGGGTTTCTTGATGACGATGACAAATTACCAAACATGGAGGAGTTGAGGAAGACATTGGCTTCCTTGTCCATGCTTGAATAA